In a single window of the Deltaproteobacteria bacterium CG11_big_fil_rev_8_21_14_0_20_49_13 genome:
- the dksA gene encoding RNA polymerase-binding protein DksA, which produces MNKKDIKKFQEILIKRKAEIIASADTTKEEGMGFDPDDLPDEVDLASTEAGQSLNLRLRDRERVLLKKINEALKKIDDGAYGICEECGEDISIERLLARPVADYCVRCKEEQEKREKLYAE; this is translated from the coding sequence ATGAATAAAAAAGACATAAAGAAATTTCAGGAGATCCTTATCAAGAGGAAGGCGGAAATAATCGCCAGTGCGGACACCACAAAGGAAGAGGGGATGGGTTTCGACCCCGATGATCTTCCGGATGAGGTGGATCTTGCCTCCACAGAGGCCGGCCAATCTCTCAACTTAAGGCTTCGCGATCGCGAAAGGGTGCTTTTAAAGAAGATAAACGAGGCGCTTAAAAAGATAGATGACGGCGCCTACGGTATTTGCGAAGAATGCGGAGAGGATATCAGCATAGAACGTCTCTTGGCGCGTCCTGTTGCCGACTATTGTGTTCGTTGCAAGGAAGAACAGGAAAAGCGCGAAAAGCTCTACGCGGAATAA